In Ovis canadensis isolate MfBH-ARS-UI-01 breed Bighorn chromosome 11, ARS-UI_OviCan_v2, whole genome shotgun sequence, one genomic interval encodes:
- the MINK1 gene encoding misshapen-like kinase 1 isoform X16: MGDPAPARSLDDIDLSALRDPAGIFELVEVVGNGTYGQVYKGRHVKTGQLAAIKVMDVTEDEEEEIKQEINMLKKYSHHRNIATYYGAFIKKSPPGNDDQLWLVMEFCGAGSVTDLVKNTKGNALKEDCIAYICREILRGLAHLHAHKVIHRDIKGQNVLLTENAEVKLVDFGVSAQLDRTVGRRNTFIGTPYWMAPEVIACDENPDATYDYRSDIWSLGITAIEMAEGAPPLCDMHPMRALFLIPRNPPPRLKSKKWSKKFIDFIDTCLIKAYLSRPPTEQLLKFPFIRDQPTERQVRIQLKDHIDRSRKKRGEKEETEYEYSGSEEEDDSHGEEGEPSSIMNVPGESTLRREFLRLQQENKSNSEALKQQQQQLQQQQQRDPEAHIKHLLHQRQRRIEEQKEERRRVEEQQRREREQRKLQEKEQQRRLEDMQALRREEERRQAEREQEYKRKQLEEQRQSERLQRQLQQEHAYLKSLQQQQQQQQLQKQQQILPGDRKPLYHYGRGVNPADKPAWAREVEERTRMNKQQNSPLAKSKPGSAGPEPPVPQASPGPPGPLSQTPPMQRPVEPQEGPHKSLQDQPTRNLAAFPASHDPDPAVPAPTATPSARGAVIRQNSDPTSEGPGPSPNPPAWVRPDNEAPPKVPQRTSSIATALNTSGAGGSRPAQAVRASNPDLRRSDPGWERSDSVLPASHGHLPQAGSLERNRVGASSKLDNSPVLSPGNKAKPDDHRSRPGRPADFVLLKERILDEAPRPPKKAMDYSSSSEEVESSEDEEEESNGEPSEGSRDAPGARDGDTDSVSTMVVHDVEEIAGPQTPYGGGTMVVQRTPEEERSLLHADSNGYTNLPDVVQPSHSPTESSKGQSPPLKDGGSDYQSRGLVKAPGKSSFTMFVDLGIYQPGGSGDTIPITALVGGEGSRLDQLQYDVRKGSVVNVNPTNTRAHSETPEIRKYKKRFNSEILCAALWGVNLLVGTENGLMLLDRSGQGKVYGLIGRRRFQQMDVLEGLNLLITISGKRNKLRVYYLSWLRNKILHNDPEVEKKQGWTTVGDMEGCGHYRVVKYERIKFLVIALKNSVEVYAWAPKPYHKFMAFKSFADLPHRPLLVDLTVEEGQRLKVIYGSSAGFHAVDVDSGNSYDIYIPVHIQSQITPHAIIFLPNTDGMEMLLCYEDEGVYVNTYGRIIKDVVLQWGEMPTSVAYICSNQIMGWGEKAIEIRSVETGHLDGVFMHKRAQRLKFLCERNDKVFFASVRSGGSSQVYFMTLNRNCIMNW; the protein is encoded by the exons GACCCTGCAGGCATCTTCGAGCTGGTAGAGGTGGTTGGCAATGGCACCTACGGACAGGTGTACAAG GGTCGGCATGTCAAGACTGGGCAGCTGGCTGCCATCAAAGTCATGGACGTCACGGAG GATGAGGAGGAAGAGATCAAACAGGAGATCAACATGTTGAAAAAATACTCTCACCACCGCAACATCGCCACCTACTACGGGGCCTTCATCAAGAAGAGCCCCCCAGGGAACGACGACCAGCTCTGG CTGGTGATGGAGTTCTGTGGTGCTGGTTCTGTAACGGACTTGGTGAAGAACACAAAAGGGAATGCCCTGAAGGAGGACTGTATAGCCTACATCTGCAGGGAGATTCTCCGG ggTCTGGCCCATCTCCACGCCCACAAGGTGATCCACCGAGACATCAAGGGGCAGAACGTGCTGCTGACAGAGAATGCCGAGGTCAAGCTAG TGGATTTCGGGGTGAGCGCACAGCTGGACCGCACCGTGGGCAGGCGGAACACGTTCATCGGGACCCCCTACTGGATGGCCCCCGAGGTCATCGCCTGTGATGAGAACCCTGATGCCACCTACGATTACAGG AGTGACATTTGGTCTCTAGGAATCACAGCCATCGAGATGGCAGAGGGAGCCCCCC ctctgtgtgacatGCACCCCATGCGAGCCCTCTTCCTTATCCCCCGGAACCCACCACCCAGGCTCAAGTCCAAGAAATG GTCTAAGAAGTTCATTGACTTCATTGACACGTGTCTCATCAAGGCTTACCTGAGCCGCCCACCCACCGAGCAGCTGCTCAAGTTCCCTTTCATCCGTGACCAGCCCACCGAGCGGCAGGTACGCATCCAGCTCAAGGACCACATTGACAGATCTCGGAAGAAGCGAGGCGAGAAAG aggagaCGGAATATGAATACAGCGGCAGCGAAGAGGAGGATGACAGCCACGGAGAGGAAGGGGAGCCAAG CTCCATCATGAACGTGCCGGGGGAGTCGACCCTCCGCCGGGAATTCCTCCGGCTCCAGCAGGAGAACAAGAGCAACTCAGAGGCtttaaagcagcagcagcagcagctgcagcagcagcaacagcgagACCCAGAGGCGCACATCAAACACCTCCTGCACCAGCGCCAGCGGCGCATCGAGGAGCAGAAGGAGGAGCGGCGGCGGGTTGAGGAG CAACAGCGGCGGGAGCGGGAGCAGCGGAAGCTACAGGAGAAGGAGCAGCAGCGGCGGCTGGAGGACATGCAGGCTCTGCGGCGGGAGGAGGAGCGGCGGCAGGCGGAGCGTGAGCAG GAATACAAGCGGAAGCAGCTGGAGGAGCAACGGCAGTCCGAGCGCCTGCAGAGGCAGCTGCAGCAGGAGCATGCCTACCTCAAgtccctgcagcagcagcagcagcagcagcagcttcagaaACAGCAGCAGATCCTGCCCGGGGACCGGAAGCCCCTGTATCACTATGGTCGGGGCGTCAACCCTGCCGACAAGCCAGCCTGGGCCCGAGAG GTGGAAGAGAGAACAAGGATGAACAAACAGCAGAACTCTCCCTTGGCCAAGAGCAAGCCAGGCAGCGCAGGGCCTGAGCCCCCCGTCCCCCAGGCCTCCCCCGGGCCCCCAGGACCCCTTTCCCAAACTCCTCCTATGCAGAGGCCGGTAGAGCCCCAGGAGGGACCGCACAAG TCCCTGCAGGACCAACCCACCCGAAACCTGGCTGCCTTCCCCGCCTCCCACGACCCCGACCCCGCCGTGCCCGCACCCACCGCCACGCCGAGTGCCCGAGGAGCTGTCATCCGGCAGAACTCAGACCCCACTTCCGAAGGGCCTGGCCCCAGCCCGAACCCCCCAGCCTGGGTCCGGCCTGATAATGAGGCCCCTCCAAAG gTGCCTCAGAGGACCTCATCAATCGCCACTGCCCTTAACACCAGTGGGGCCGGAGGGTCCCGGCCAGCGCAGGCGGTCCGTGCTAG TAACCCCGACCTCAGGAGGAGCGACCCCGGCTGGGAGCGCTCAGACAGCGTCCTCCCGGCCTCTCACGGGCACCTCCCGCAAGCCGGCTCGCTGGAGCGGAACCGGGTGGGAG CCTCCTCCAAACTGGACAACTCCCCTGTGCTCTCCCCTGGAAACAAAGCCAAGCCCGATGACCACCGCTCGCGGCCAGGCCGGCCCGCA GATTTCGTCCTACTGAAAGAGCGGATCCTGGACGAGGCCCCCCGGCCTCCCAAGAAGGCCATGGACTACTCGTCGTCCAGCGAGGAGGTGGAGAGCAGCGAGGATGAGGAAGAGGAGAGCAATGGCGAGCCGTCAGAGGGGAGCAGAGACGCCCCTGGGGCCCG CGATGGAGACACAGACAGCGTCAGCACCATGGTGGTCCATGACGTGGAGGAGATAGCCGGGCCCCAGACCCCCTACGGGGGTGGCACCATGGTGGTCCAGCGA ACTCCCGAGGAGGAGCGCAGCCTGCTGCACGCCGACAGCAATGGCTACACAAACCTGCCAGACGTGGTCCAGCCCAGCCACTCGCCCACTGAGAGCAGCAAAGGTCAAAGCCCCCCCTTGAAGGATGGAGGCAGTGAC TACCAGTCTCGTGGGCTGGTAAAAGCCCCCGGCAAGAGCTCGTTTACGATGTTTGTGGACCTGGGGATCTACCAGCCTGGAGGCAGTGGGGACACCATTCCCATTACAG CCCTGGTTGGTGGAGAGGGCAGTCGGCTCGATCAGCTACAGTACGACGTGAGGAAAGGCTCTGTGGTCAACGTGAACCCCACCAACACCCGGGCCCACAGCGAAACCCCCGAGATTCGGAAGTACAAGAAGAGGTTCAATTCCGAGATCCTCTGTGCGGCCCTTTGGG GGGTCAACCTGCTGGTGGGCACGGAGAACGGGCTGATGCTGCTGGACCGCAGCGGGCAGGGCAAGGTGTATGGACTCATCGGGCGGCGGCGCTTCCAGCAGATGGACGTGCTGGAGGGACTCAACTTGCTCATCACCATCTCAG GGAAAAGGAACAAACTGCGGGTGTATTACCTGTCCTGGCTCCGGAACAAGATTCTGCACAATGATCCGGAAGTGGAGAAGAAGCAAGGCTGGACCACTGTGGGGGACATGGAGGGCTGCGGGCACTACCGCGTGG TGAAATACGAACGCATCAAGTTCCTGGTCATCGCCCTGAAGAACTCGGTGGAGGTGTATGCCTGGGCCCCCAAACCTTACCACAAATTCATGGCTTTCAAG TCCTTTGCTGACCTCCCGCACCGCCCTCTACTGGTGGACCTGACCGTAGAGGAGGGCCAGCGGCTCAAGGTCATCTATGGCTCCAGCGCCGGCTTCCACGCTGTGGATGTGGACTCGGGGAACAGCTACGACATCTACATCCCTGTGCAT ATCCAGAGCCAGATCACACCCCACGCCATCATCTTCCTCCCCAACACGGACGGCATGGAGATGCTGCTGTGCTACGAGGATGAGGGTGTCTATGTCAACACGTACGGCCGGATCATCAAGGACGTGGTGCTGCAGTGGGGAGAGATGCCCACCTCTGTGG CCTACATCTGCTCCAACCAGATCATGGGCTGGGGAGAGAAAGCCATTGAGATCCGCTCTGTGGAGACAGGCCACCTGGATGGGGTCTTCATGCACAAACGAGCCCAGAGGCTCAAGTTCCTGTGTGAGCGGAATGACAAG gtattTTTCGCCTCAGTCCGCTCCGGGGGCAGCAGCCAAGTTTACTTCATGACCTTGAATCGTAACTGCATCATGAACTGGTGA
- the MINK1 gene encoding misshapen-like kinase 1 isoform X15, with protein MGDPAPARSLDDIDLSALRDPAGIFELVEVVGNGTYGQVYKGRHVKTGQLAAIKVMDVTEDEEEEIKQEINMLKKYSHHRNIATYYGAFIKKSPPGNDDQLWLVMEFCGAGSVTDLVKNTKGNALKEDCIAYICREILRGLAHLHAHKVIHRDIKGQNVLLTENAEVKLVDFGVSAQLDRTVGRRNTFIGTPYWMAPEVIACDENPDATYDYRSDIWSLGITAIEMAEGAPPLCDMHPMRALFLIPRNPPPRLKSKKWSKKFIDFIDTCLIKAYLSRPPTEQLLKFPFIRDQPTERQVRIQLKDHIDRSRKKRGEKEETEYEYSGSEEEDDSHGEEGEPSSIMNVPGESTLRREFLRLQQENKSNSEALKQQQQQLQQQQQRDPEAHIKHLLHQRQRRIEEQKEERRRVEEQQRREREQRKLQEKEQQRRLEDMQALRREEERRQAEREQEYKRKQLEEQRQSERLQRQLQQEHAYLKSLQQQQQQQQLQKQQQILPGDRKPLYHYGRGVNPADKPAWAREVEERTRMNKQQNSPLAKSKPGSAGPEPPVPQASPGPPGPLSQTPPMQRPVEPQEGPHKSLQDQPTRNLAAFPASHDPDPAVPAPTATPSARGAVIRQNSDPTSEGPGPSPNPPAWVRPDNEAPPKVPQRTSSIATALNTSGAGGSRPAQAVRASNPDLRRSDPGWERSDSVLPASHGHLPQAGSLERNRVGASSKLDNSPVLSPGNKAKPDDHRSRPGRPADFVLLKERILDEAPRPPKKAMDYSSSSEEVESSEDEEEESNGEPSEGSRDAPGARSDGDTDSVSTMVVHDVEEIAGPQTPYGGGTMVVQRTPEEERSLLHADSNGYTNLPDVVQPSHSPTESSKGQSPPLKDGGSDYQSRGLVKAPGKSSFTMFVDLGIYQPGGSGDTIPITALVGGEGSRLDQLQYDVRKGSVVNVNPTNTRAHSETPEIRKYKKRFNSEILCAALWGVNLLVGTENGLMLLDRSGQGKVYGLIGRRRFQQMDVLEGLNLLITISGKRNKLRVYYLSWLRNKILHNDPEVEKKQGWTTVGDMEGCGHYRVVKYERIKFLVIALKNSVEVYAWAPKPYHKFMAFKSFADLPHRPLLVDLTVEEGQRLKVIYGSSAGFHAVDVDSGNSYDIYIPVHIQSQITPHAIIFLPNTDGMEMLLCYEDEGVYVNTYGRIIKDVVLQWGEMPTSVAYICSNQIMGWGEKAIEIRSVETGHLDGVFMHKRAQRLKFLCERNDKVFFASVRSGGSSQVYFMTLNRNCIMNW; from the exons GACCCTGCAGGCATCTTCGAGCTGGTAGAGGTGGTTGGCAATGGCACCTACGGACAGGTGTACAAG GGTCGGCATGTCAAGACTGGGCAGCTGGCTGCCATCAAAGTCATGGACGTCACGGAG GATGAGGAGGAAGAGATCAAACAGGAGATCAACATGTTGAAAAAATACTCTCACCACCGCAACATCGCCACCTACTACGGGGCCTTCATCAAGAAGAGCCCCCCAGGGAACGACGACCAGCTCTGG CTGGTGATGGAGTTCTGTGGTGCTGGTTCTGTAACGGACTTGGTGAAGAACACAAAAGGGAATGCCCTGAAGGAGGACTGTATAGCCTACATCTGCAGGGAGATTCTCCGG ggTCTGGCCCATCTCCACGCCCACAAGGTGATCCACCGAGACATCAAGGGGCAGAACGTGCTGCTGACAGAGAATGCCGAGGTCAAGCTAG TGGATTTCGGGGTGAGCGCACAGCTGGACCGCACCGTGGGCAGGCGGAACACGTTCATCGGGACCCCCTACTGGATGGCCCCCGAGGTCATCGCCTGTGATGAGAACCCTGATGCCACCTACGATTACAGG AGTGACATTTGGTCTCTAGGAATCACAGCCATCGAGATGGCAGAGGGAGCCCCCC ctctgtgtgacatGCACCCCATGCGAGCCCTCTTCCTTATCCCCCGGAACCCACCACCCAGGCTCAAGTCCAAGAAATG GTCTAAGAAGTTCATTGACTTCATTGACACGTGTCTCATCAAGGCTTACCTGAGCCGCCCACCCACCGAGCAGCTGCTCAAGTTCCCTTTCATCCGTGACCAGCCCACCGAGCGGCAGGTACGCATCCAGCTCAAGGACCACATTGACAGATCTCGGAAGAAGCGAGGCGAGAAAG aggagaCGGAATATGAATACAGCGGCAGCGAAGAGGAGGATGACAGCCACGGAGAGGAAGGGGAGCCAAG CTCCATCATGAACGTGCCGGGGGAGTCGACCCTCCGCCGGGAATTCCTCCGGCTCCAGCAGGAGAACAAGAGCAACTCAGAGGCtttaaagcagcagcagcagcagctgcagcagcagcaacagcgagACCCAGAGGCGCACATCAAACACCTCCTGCACCAGCGCCAGCGGCGCATCGAGGAGCAGAAGGAGGAGCGGCGGCGGGTTGAGGAG CAACAGCGGCGGGAGCGGGAGCAGCGGAAGCTACAGGAGAAGGAGCAGCAGCGGCGGCTGGAGGACATGCAGGCTCTGCGGCGGGAGGAGGAGCGGCGGCAGGCGGAGCGTGAGCAG GAATACAAGCGGAAGCAGCTGGAGGAGCAACGGCAGTCCGAGCGCCTGCAGAGGCAGCTGCAGCAGGAGCATGCCTACCTCAAgtccctgcagcagcagcagcagcagcagcagcttcagaaACAGCAGCAGATCCTGCCCGGGGACCGGAAGCCCCTGTATCACTATGGTCGGGGCGTCAACCCTGCCGACAAGCCAGCCTGGGCCCGAGAG GTGGAAGAGAGAACAAGGATGAACAAACAGCAGAACTCTCCCTTGGCCAAGAGCAAGCCAGGCAGCGCAGGGCCTGAGCCCCCCGTCCCCCAGGCCTCCCCCGGGCCCCCAGGACCCCTTTCCCAAACTCCTCCTATGCAGAGGCCGGTAGAGCCCCAGGAGGGACCGCACAAG TCCCTGCAGGACCAACCCACCCGAAACCTGGCTGCCTTCCCCGCCTCCCACGACCCCGACCCCGCCGTGCCCGCACCCACCGCCACGCCGAGTGCCCGAGGAGCTGTCATCCGGCAGAACTCAGACCCCACTTCCGAAGGGCCTGGCCCCAGCCCGAACCCCCCAGCCTGGGTCCGGCCTGATAATGAGGCCCCTCCAAAG gTGCCTCAGAGGACCTCATCAATCGCCACTGCCCTTAACACCAGTGGGGCCGGAGGGTCCCGGCCAGCGCAGGCGGTCCGTGCTAG TAACCCCGACCTCAGGAGGAGCGACCCCGGCTGGGAGCGCTCAGACAGCGTCCTCCCGGCCTCTCACGGGCACCTCCCGCAAGCCGGCTCGCTGGAGCGGAACCGGGTGGGAG CCTCCTCCAAACTGGACAACTCCCCTGTGCTCTCCCCTGGAAACAAAGCCAAGCCCGATGACCACCGCTCGCGGCCAGGCCGGCCCGCA GATTTCGTCCTACTGAAAGAGCGGATCCTGGACGAGGCCCCCCGGCCTCCCAAGAAGGCCATGGACTACTCGTCGTCCAGCGAGGAGGTGGAGAGCAGCGAGGATGAGGAAGAGGAGAGCAATGGCGAGCCGTCAGAGGGGAGCAGAGACGCCCCTGGGGCCCG CAGCGATGGAGACACAGACAGCGTCAGCACCATGGTGGTCCATGACGTGGAGGAGATAGCCGGGCCCCAGACCCCCTACGGGGGTGGCACCATGGTGGTCCAGCGA ACTCCCGAGGAGGAGCGCAGCCTGCTGCACGCCGACAGCAATGGCTACACAAACCTGCCAGACGTGGTCCAGCCCAGCCACTCGCCCACTGAGAGCAGCAAAGGTCAAAGCCCCCCCTTGAAGGATGGAGGCAGTGAC TACCAGTCTCGTGGGCTGGTAAAAGCCCCCGGCAAGAGCTCGTTTACGATGTTTGTGGACCTGGGGATCTACCAGCCTGGAGGCAGTGGGGACACCATTCCCATTACAG CCCTGGTTGGTGGAGAGGGCAGTCGGCTCGATCAGCTACAGTACGACGTGAGGAAAGGCTCTGTGGTCAACGTGAACCCCACCAACACCCGGGCCCACAGCGAAACCCCCGAGATTCGGAAGTACAAGAAGAGGTTCAATTCCGAGATCCTCTGTGCGGCCCTTTGGG GGGTCAACCTGCTGGTGGGCACGGAGAACGGGCTGATGCTGCTGGACCGCAGCGGGCAGGGCAAGGTGTATGGACTCATCGGGCGGCGGCGCTTCCAGCAGATGGACGTGCTGGAGGGACTCAACTTGCTCATCACCATCTCAG GGAAAAGGAACAAACTGCGGGTGTATTACCTGTCCTGGCTCCGGAACAAGATTCTGCACAATGATCCGGAAGTGGAGAAGAAGCAAGGCTGGACCACTGTGGGGGACATGGAGGGCTGCGGGCACTACCGCGTGG TGAAATACGAACGCATCAAGTTCCTGGTCATCGCCCTGAAGAACTCGGTGGAGGTGTATGCCTGGGCCCCCAAACCTTACCACAAATTCATGGCTTTCAAG TCCTTTGCTGACCTCCCGCACCGCCCTCTACTGGTGGACCTGACCGTAGAGGAGGGCCAGCGGCTCAAGGTCATCTATGGCTCCAGCGCCGGCTTCCACGCTGTGGATGTGGACTCGGGGAACAGCTACGACATCTACATCCCTGTGCAT ATCCAGAGCCAGATCACACCCCACGCCATCATCTTCCTCCCCAACACGGACGGCATGGAGATGCTGCTGTGCTACGAGGATGAGGGTGTCTATGTCAACACGTACGGCCGGATCATCAAGGACGTGGTGCTGCAGTGGGGAGAGATGCCCACCTCTGTGG CCTACATCTGCTCCAACCAGATCATGGGCTGGGGAGAGAAAGCCATTGAGATCCGCTCTGTGGAGACAGGCCACCTGGATGGGGTCTTCATGCACAAACGAGCCCAGAGGCTCAAGTTCCTGTGTGAGCGGAATGACAAG gtattTTTCGCCTCAGTCCGCTCCGGGGGCAGCAGCCAAGTTTACTTCATGACCTTGAATCGTAACTGCATCATGAACTGGTGA